The Methylomusa anaerophila genome has a segment encoding these proteins:
- a CDS encoding nucleotidyltransferase family protein produces MKKWQNVLIGPEATIRQAIEVIDKAALQIALVVDTENHLLGTVTDGDIRRGIIRGMDLGERVELLMNRQPRSINRTYNREMLIQLMHLTGLRQIPVLDDKGRVIGLERLDELLQTSYYDNFVILMAGGLGTRLRPLTEDCPKPLLKVGNKPILETILGNFIEYGFRRFFISVNYKGDMIESYFGDGRKWNVDIRYLKENERLGPAGPLALLPEKPAHPVIVMNGDLLTKVNFRQLLDFHGQNNAAATMCVREYDFQVPFGVVKTESHWLLDIDEKPIHKFFVNAGIYVLQPEVLRFISDGGYCDMPELFNKIISNRLPTAVFPIREYWMDIGRMSDYEQVNVEYIEVFG; encoded by the coding sequence GTGAAAAAATGGCAAAATGTTCTAATCGGTCCTGAAGCAACGATAAGACAAGCCATCGAGGTCATTGACAAAGCAGCATTACAAATTGCGTTAGTGGTTGATACGGAAAACCATCTGCTCGGGACAGTAACCGATGGAGACATAAGGCGGGGAATCATTCGCGGAATGGATTTGGGTGAGAGAGTTGAGCTTCTAATGAACCGGCAGCCTCGCTCCATAAACCGAACATACAATCGGGAGATGCTAATTCAACTAATGCATTTAACAGGGTTGCGTCAGATTCCAGTGTTAGACGACAAAGGCAGGGTAATCGGCTTAGAGCGACTGGATGAACTGCTTCAGACCAGTTATTATGACAATTTTGTTATTCTGATGGCTGGCGGACTGGGCACCAGGTTAAGACCGTTAACTGAAGACTGCCCGAAACCTTTATTAAAGGTGGGGAATAAACCGATATTGGAAACCATACTTGGCAACTTTATTGAATACGGTTTTCGCCGGTTTTTTATTTCCGTCAATTATAAAGGTGACATGATCGAATCGTATTTTGGGGACGGCCGTAAATGGAATGTGGACATCCGATATTTAAAAGAAAATGAACGATTGGGGCCAGCTGGACCTCTCGCCCTGCTGCCGGAGAAACCTGCCCATCCGGTCATTGTTATGAATGGTGATTTACTTACAAAGGTCAATTTCAGGCAACTGCTGGATTTCCATGGACAAAATAATGCTGCGGCAACCATGTGTGTACGGGAATATGATTTTCAGGTGCCTTTTGGCGTAGTAAAGACTGAAAGTCATTGGCTGCTGGATATTGATGAAAAACCTATTCACAAGTTTTTTGTCAATGCCGGAATCTATGTACTACAACCAGAAGTTCTCCGTTTCATCTCCGACGGAGGGTACTGTGACATGCCGGAATTATTTAATAAAATTATTTCCAACCGTTTACCGACCGCTGTTTTTCCCATAAGGGAATATTGGATGGATATCGGCCGCATGAGTGATTATGAACAGGTAAATGTGGAATATATTGAGGTGTTCGGATGA
- a CDS encoding acylneuraminate cytidylyltransferase family protein, with protein sequence MIDEKSILAVIPARGGSKGVPRKNIRMLAGKPLIAWTIAEALQSKYIDRLILSSEDEEIIEVAKQYGCEVPFQRPKEFAADDTPGIEPILHAVQALSKPYDYVLVLQPTSPLRTVGDIDGCIKHCFSHEASCCVSICEAKESPYWMFQLNETSTMSPLIRSNRQYMRRQDLPKTYLLNGALYLADVKQLIQTRSFVTDNTIGYIMPAERSVDIDNERDFQLCAEQLMASLGFQYL encoded by the coding sequence ATGATCGACGAAAAATCCATTTTGGCTGTAATCCCCGCCCGCGGCGGTTCTAAAGGTGTCCCCCGAAAAAACATCCGAATGCTAGCGGGGAAACCATTAATAGCCTGGACCATTGCCGAAGCTTTACAATCTAAATATATTGACCGGCTGATTCTATCTTCTGAAGACGAGGAAATTATCGAGGTCGCCAAACAGTATGGGTGTGAAGTGCCTTTTCAGCGACCCAAGGAGTTTGCTGCCGACGATACTCCTGGTATAGAACCGATTTTGCACGCTGTACAAGCTCTTTCTAAGCCATATGATTATGTTCTGGTTTTGCAACCCACATCGCCTCTGCGTACAGTTGGAGATATTGACGGGTGTATTAAACATTGCTTTAGTCACGAAGCATCATGTTGTGTATCCATATGTGAGGCGAAGGAATCGCCTTATTGGATGTTTCAGCTTAATGAAACGTCGACTATGTCTCCTTTAATTCGTTCCAACAGACAGTACATGCGGCGGCAAGATTTGCCTAAAACATACCTTTTGAACGGAGCATTATATTTGGCAGATGTAAAACAATTAATACAGACAAGGTCATTTGTCACTGATAATACAATTGGCTATATCATGCCTGCTGAAAGATCAGTTGATATTGATAATGAGAGAGACTTTCAGCTTTGTGCTGAACAATTAATGGCTTCACTTGGCTTTCAGTATCTATAA
- a CDS encoding flagellar protein FlaG — protein MNITTIKGQDLPAGNYSTGSSSSTDSQTANENSIIQVEDLFLQTSNVGGDKDAKTADAAKVKNQAQALTKLMQLMNADLQFEVHEETKSLMVKLVDVKTQKVLKEFPPHEFLDMIAKIRHYVGVLLDKQA, from the coding sequence GTGAATATTACAACGATAAAGGGTCAAGATCTGCCGGCCGGCAACTATTCTACGGGTTCGTCTTCCAGTACTGACAGCCAAACCGCAAATGAGAATTCTATTATACAAGTTGAGGATTTATTTTTGCAAACAAGTAATGTTGGCGGCGATAAAGATGCCAAGACAGCCGATGCTGCAAAAGTGAAAAATCAGGCTCAGGCTCTGACAAAACTGATGCAATTAATGAATGCCGACCTGCAATTTGAAGTTCATGAGGAAACTAAATCTCTTATGGTCAAACTTGTTGATGTGAAGACTCAGAAAGTTCTCAAAGAGTTTCCACCCCACGAATTTTTGGATATGATCGCCAAGATCAGGCATTATGTTGGAGTTCTGCTGGATAAACAAGCGTAA
- the fliD gene encoding flagellar filament capping protein FliD produces the protein MVTRISGLGSGYDIDSMVSALMQAQRIPLDKLNQNKTLLEWKKDDYSTTYNSINDLYTKLFDYTQSATVLPLQATSSNESVATMTAAGSAATVSHTLVVTQLAAGANVTSADSLGSQSDKTSLSAQFAGNPSLPGADFNIVINGKTIAVKTGESINTMIVNINAAGAGVKASYDSNLDRVFINSTATGAAATIDFTGTDANGQAFLKDVLKFVDGSGSLKTVTAGQDAAFTLDGVDLTAATNNFAIANVSYTLKSAGTTSVSVSTDVDTIVKNVKSFVDSYNSLLSSMNTEVNEKRNRDYLPLTDTQKGDMKDSEITAWEAKAKSGMLYHDSILNTTIDKMRTDIYTPVSGITGTYNSLSSLGITTGGYYENGKLYLDEDKLRTALADDPQAVSKLFVTSGTTSSTKGVVNRLRDDLKAAMDNIGSSDYTAKSIQESLAKQIKDYNSRISDLTNRLTDIETRYYRQFDAMDQLVQQMNQQSSWLSQFTSG, from the coding sequence ATGGTTACAAGGATATCCGGTTTAGGTTCAGGTTATGATATTGATTCCATGGTGAGTGCATTGATGCAAGCTCAACGTATTCCCCTGGACAAACTCAACCAGAACAAGACGCTGTTGGAATGGAAAAAAGACGATTATAGTACAACGTATAATTCCATTAACGATTTGTATACCAAGCTCTTTGACTACACACAGAGTGCAACGGTTCTTCCGCTACAGGCAACATCATCGAATGAGTCGGTTGCGACCATGACGGCAGCCGGCAGTGCCGCAACGGTAAGTCACACCCTGGTGGTTACCCAACTGGCTGCCGGCGCGAATGTCACCAGCGCGGATTCATTGGGATCACAGTCTGACAAGACTTCCTTGTCTGCCCAGTTTGCCGGGAATCCCAGTCTGCCCGGCGCCGACTTTAATATTGTAATCAATGGCAAGACGATTGCTGTTAAAACCGGTGAAAGCATTAACACAATGATCGTCAACATCAATGCCGCCGGGGCCGGCGTAAAAGCCAGTTATGATTCCAACTTAGACCGGGTCTTTATTAATTCCACTGCTACCGGCGCCGCCGCAACCATTGATTTTACTGGTACCGATGCTAACGGCCAGGCGTTTTTGAAGGATGTGCTAAAGTTTGTTGATGGTTCCGGCAGCTTAAAGACGGTTACTGCCGGCCAGGATGCCGCATTTACTTTAGATGGTGTTGACCTTACTGCGGCCACTAATAATTTTGCAATTGCCAATGTAAGTTACACTTTGAAATCAGCCGGCACCACTTCCGTTAGTGTATCCACCGATGTCGACACAATTGTAAAAAATGTAAAATCATTTGTTGATTCCTACAATTCACTTTTGTCCAGCATGAATACCGAAGTAAATGAAAAACGCAACCGGGATTACCTGCCGTTAACAGACACCCAGAAAGGAGACATGAAGGATTCCGAGATCACAGCGTGGGAAGCCAAAGCCAAAAGCGGCATGCTGTATCATGATTCAATCTTAAACACTACAATAGACAAAATGCGTACGGATATTTATACTCCTGTTTCCGGCATAACCGGAACATACAACTCATTGTCGTCTTTAGGCATAACTACCGGCGGCTATTACGAAAACGGCAAATTATACCTGGATGAGGACAAGCTGCGTACGGCCCTGGCAGATGACCCGCAGGCAGTAAGCAAACTGTTTGTTACCTCGGGCACCACTAGCAGTACAAAAGGGGTCGTCAATCGGTTGCGCGATGACCTCAAAGCAGCTATGGACAATATCGGCAGTAGTGATTACACTGCGAAATCCATCCAAGAGTCACTAGCGAAACAAATTAAGGACTATAACAGCCGGATCTCGGATCTGACAAATCGCTTAACCGATATTGAGACCCGGTATTACCGGCAGTTTGACGCTATGGATCAGTTGGTGCAGCAAATGAATCAGCAAAGTTCATGGTTGTCGCAATTTACCAGTGGTTGA
- the fliS gene encoding flagellar export chaperone FliS encodes MNAFTTADVYKNQQVLTAPPEQLTLMLYNGAIRFINECIHAINEGKVEKAHNANIRTQQIISELMTTLDMQYDISKNLMALYDYIQYRLQMGNVKKDVAQMEEAKGLVTELRDTWLQAMKLARKERGADASDQAYARQRHG; translated from the coding sequence ATGAACGCTTTTACGACTGCCGACGTGTACAAGAATCAGCAAGTATTAACCGCGCCGCCTGAGCAGCTTACCTTAATGTTATATAATGGAGCAATTCGGTTTATCAATGAATGCATTCATGCTATTAATGAAGGCAAGGTGGAAAAAGCTCATAATGCCAATATACGAACCCAGCAGATTATCAGCGAGCTTATGACAACTTTGGACATGCAGTATGATATATCCAAGAATTTGATGGCGCTGTACGACTATATACAATACCGCTTACAGATGGGTAATGTAAAGAAAGATGTTGCGCAAATGGAAGAAGCTAAAGGCTTGGTGACTGAGTTGCGGGATACCTGGCTGCAAGCGATGAAGCTGGCCCGTAAGGAACGTGGCGCTGATGCTTCGGACCAAGCCTACGCAAGGCAACGCCATGGCTGA
- a CDS encoding motility associated factor glycosyltransferase family protein, producing MEDDWVGHIREIRPVKAHSGSLTLQAETGAGRNYFLHSVYDPEAEAQNWLKWVRLTPNTAYLVYGFGFGYYVKALLDKLPENCRIFVIEYSYEESFARAAAQLWPDMRWMADKRIVYLTGPNIRNIVGAAVEYIRTNVLDTITVCRHFAVMQLFPEFFRQLEDELVREVMDQLALNVGFALKYGLLYLENCWRNLPHIFSSPGNGQYTDMFNGMPAIIVASGPSLDKNVDLLHHYLDKAVIIAASTAIGALNKRGIVPHFLVAIDPNPAMYQVLCHDIGTASTLVATYDTDKDLIARYPGPKLFCRASGGDDLAQLAKYLPAVTVLQRSLSGATVAFEFANHIGADPIIFIGQDMAFAEGRSHATGVRTNYNENDPQSSYYWVKGQNGEVLKANRFLKDLREYFISRIATVYKNKTIINATEGGAYLDGAMHMPLREAATQYFGRTIDVAGNIARVHKQFTPANPKRLLQAIQSLGETAGKVIKEITSLNNEEFRAGLTVAEAIECYQKAFAKLRKSNIYPFIAFYIDACYLRQVYEHREGCPAAQQLADWEELFRRVEQALTLISSQVDATVLSLQNKRKI from the coding sequence ATGGAGGATGATTGGGTGGGACATATCCGGGAAATCCGGCCGGTTAAAGCTCATAGCGGGTCTCTAACCTTGCAGGCGGAAACGGGCGCCGGCCGGAATTATTTTTTGCACAGTGTTTACGATCCGGAAGCAGAAGCGCAAAACTGGCTGAAATGGGTCAGGCTCACACCCAATACGGCTTATCTGGTATATGGATTTGGGTTTGGTTATTATGTTAAAGCGTTGTTGGATAAGCTGCCGGAAAATTGCCGGATTTTTGTTATAGAGTATTCGTACGAGGAAAGCTTTGCCCGGGCTGCCGCCCAATTATGGCCTGATATGCGCTGGATGGCGGACAAGCGAATTGTTTACCTGACAGGCCCAAACATCCGCAATATAGTTGGGGCGGCGGTGGAATATATCCGGACAAACGTATTGGATACCATTACTGTTTGCCGGCACTTTGCCGTTATGCAGCTATTTCCGGAATTTTTCCGCCAGCTGGAAGATGAGTTGGTGCGGGAGGTTATGGACCAGTTAGCCCTGAATGTCGGCTTTGCCCTGAAATATGGTTTGCTGTATCTGGAAAACTGTTGGCGCAATCTGCCGCATATTTTCAGTAGTCCGGGCAACGGACAATATACCGATATGTTTAATGGTATGCCGGCAATTATTGTCGCTTCCGGCCCGTCCTTGGACAAAAATGTTGATTTACTGCACCACTATTTGGATAAAGCCGTCATTATTGCGGCCAGTACGGCAATTGGCGCCTTAAACAAGCGGGGCATTGTTCCCCATTTTTTGGTGGCCATAGATCCCAATCCCGCAATGTATCAAGTATTATGTCATGATATTGGTACTGCCTCGACATTGGTTGCCACCTATGACACCGATAAAGATCTTATCGCCCGCTACCCCGGCCCTAAATTGTTTTGCCGGGCATCGGGCGGGGATGATCTGGCTCAACTGGCGAAATACCTGCCAGCGGTCACTGTACTGCAGCGCAGCCTTAGCGGTGCTACTGTCGCCTTTGAATTTGCCAATCACATTGGTGCTGATCCCATCATATTTATCGGTCAGGATATGGCCTTCGCTGAAGGGCGCAGTCATGCTACGGGTGTAAGGACAAACTATAACGAAAATGATCCCCAGTCGTCGTATTATTGGGTGAAAGGTCAAAACGGCGAGGTGTTAAAAGCCAACCGTTTTTTGAAAGACTTGCGGGAATATTTCATTAGCCGGATCGCGACAGTTTACAAAAATAAGACGATAATCAACGCCACTGAGGGCGGCGCCTATTTGGACGGAGCGATGCACATGCCGTTGCGGGAGGCTGCGACACAGTACTTTGGGCGCACCATTGACGTTGCCGGGAATATTGCGCGGGTACATAAGCAATTTACACCTGCAAACCCTAAACGCTTGCTGCAGGCTATCCAGAGCCTGGGTGAAACCGCCGGGAAAGTCATAAAGGAAATTACATCCCTTAATAATGAAGAGTTTCGCGCCGGGCTGACTGTGGCGGAGGCTATCGAATGTTATCAAAAGGCATTTGCCAAACTTCGCAAATCGAATATTTATCCATTTATTGCGTTCTATATAGATGCCTGCTACTTACGCCAGGTCTACGAACACCGGGAAGGATGCCCGGCAGCTCAGCAGCTTGCCGACTGGGAAGAATTATTCCGGCGGGTAGAACAGGCCCTTACCCTAATTTCATCACAAGTTGATGCAACCGTACTCTCCTTGCAAAATAAAAGGAAGATTTAG
- a CDS encoding Uma2 family endonuclease produces the protein MAAESQCNEAALPYEAGTKGRYTYEDYARLPAGAPYQLIGGELVMAPSPGKRHQKILLKLAIAFERFIENNNSGELFIAPRDVYLAAKETYQPDILFIAGERVEISAEDKVNGAPDLVVEILSPSTAYYDLRKKYKVYEKYGVKEYWIVDPEENSVEVYQLSDGKFVPAARAEGTGVVDSVLLPGFRVKIEDIFKL, from the coding sequence ATGGCTGCTGAATCTCAATGTAACGAGGCTGCTTTACCGTATGAAGCCGGGACAAAAGGAAGGTATACCTATGAAGATTACGCGCGGCTGCCGGCAGGAGCGCCATACCAGTTGATTGGGGGAGAGTTGGTGATGGCGCCGTCGCCGGGGAAAAGGCATCAAAAGATTTTACTCAAACTTGCCATTGCATTTGAGCGATTTATTGAAAATAACAATAGCGGCGAGCTGTTTATAGCGCCGCGGGATGTGTATCTGGCTGCCAAGGAAACTTACCAACCGGATATTCTGTTCATCGCCGGCGAACGGGTTGAAATTTCCGCCGAGGATAAAGTAAACGGCGCGCCTGATCTGGTGGTGGAAATATTATCGCCGTCTACAGCGTATTATGATTTGCGTAAAAAGTATAAGGTGTACGAAAAGTACGGTGTTAAAGAATATTGGATTGTTGACCCCGAGGAAAACAGCGTTGAGGTATATCAGTTGTCGGACGGGAAGTTTGTTCCTGCAGCGCGGGCGGAAGGGACAGGTGTCGTAGATTCAGTATTGTTGCCGGGTTTTCGTGTGAAGATTGAGGATATTTTCAAACTCTAG
- a CDS encoding zinc-ribbon domain containing protein, producing the protein MAFQDKTLKCKDCGKDFIFTAGEQEFYAEKGFENEPARCRECRGNRRRSREGGEAQGTQREMHEAVCAQCGVVTQVPFKPRNDRPIYCRDCFIARKEQE; encoded by the coding sequence ATGGCTTTTCAGGACAAAACTCTTAAGTGCAAAGACTGTGGAAAAGATTTTATTTTCACAGCAGGAGAGCAGGAGTTCTATGCAGAAAAAGGGTTTGAAAATGAACCTGCTCGTTGCCGCGAGTGCCGTGGTAACAGACGGCGGAGCCGTGAAGGCGGCGAAGCTCAAGGGACCCAGCGCGAAATGCATGAAGCGGTGTGTGCTCAATGTGGTGTAGTCACGCAAGTTCCTTTTAAACCCCGCAATGACCGTCCTATCTATTGCCGCGACTGTTTTATAGCCAGAAAAGAACAAGAATAA
- a CDS encoding Fic family protein: MSIACVLVGIMKFFHNIFNQQRMKLAFFDWYNGEDGTDPVLRAGIAHLWFVTIHPFEDGNGRIARAITDMMLARSEQNTQRFYSMSAQVRQEREDYYDMLEYAQKGTLDITEPLEWFLDCLDHAFDSAEIILADVLRKATYWNSWANLTLNDRQRLILNRLLDGFEGKLTSTKWAKLAKCSQDTASRDINDLINQGVLKKDTGGGRSTSYSLNEETNAPILSVD, translated from the coding sequence TTGAGCATTGCCTGTGTTTTGGTCGGGATCATGAAATTTTTTCACAATATTTTCAACCAGCAACGGATGAAGCTGGCCTTTTTTGACTGGTACAATGGCGAAGACGGCACCGATCCTGTCTTACGTGCCGGTATTGCCCACCTTTGGTTCGTGACTATCCATCCATTCGAAGACGGCAACGGGCGTATCGCGCGCGCAATCACCGATATGATGCTCGCTCGTTCCGAACAAAACACACAACGTTTCTACAGCATGTCGGCGCAAGTACGGCAAGAAAGAGAGGACTATTACGATATGCTGGAATATGCTCAAAAAGGGACACTTGACATTACAGAGCCGTTAGAGTGGTTCCTGGATTGCCTGGATCATGCCTTTGATAGTGCGGAGATAATATTGGCAGATGTACTCCGTAAAGCAACATATTGGAATTCTTGGGCCAACCTTACGCTTAATGACCGCCAGCGTTTAATTCTAAATAGACTCTTAGATGGTTTCGAAGGAAAATTAACCTCAACAAAATGGGCTAAATTAGCCAAATGCTCACAAGATACAGCTTCCCGTGATATTAACGACCTCATAAATCAAGGGGTTTTAAAAAAAGACACAGGAGGCGGTCGCAGCACCAGTTACTCCCTAAATGAAGAAACCAATGCACCAATACTTTCTGTTGACTAA
- a CDS encoding AAA family ATPase, protein MEKSPETGATDIYSLLDIGVRKDENIEKGYLAGRYGAVPFLGEEPECNG, encoded by the coding sequence GTGGAGAAGAGCCCGGAAACGGGTGCTACCGACATTTATTCTTTACTTGATATAGGCGTTCGTAAGGATGAAAATATCGAAAAAGGATATTTGGCTGGGCGATACGGCGCTGTGCCCTTTCTGGGAGAGGAGCCGGAGTGCAATGGCTAA
- a CDS encoding type II toxin-antitoxin system RelE family toxin codes for MPNSYVLDLSNRAGKALADLENKQFKQVALKMLSLLRNPFPNDSEKLTGSDYRRVDIGEYRIVYDVQDGVVRVLAVGPRNDGTVYRRF; via the coding sequence ATGCCGAATAGCTACGTGCTGGACCTCTCCAACCGGGCCGGGAAGGCCCTGGCAGACCTGGAAAACAAGCAGTTTAAGCAAGTGGCTTTGAAAATGCTCTCCCTTCTCCGCAACCCGTTCCCCAACGACTCCGAGAAGCTGACCGGCTCCGACTATCGCCGGGTGGATATCGGCGAGTATCGCATTGTGTACGATGTTCAAGACGGTGTTGTCCGAGTGCTGGCAGTAGGCCCCCGCAACGACGGCACAGTCTATAGGCGATTTTAG
- a CDS encoding type II toxin-antitoxin system prevent-host-death family antitoxin, producing MTVSASVAKQKFGQIIDAARVKPVIIEKSGKEVVVVLSVERFRELQALEDAYWIAQAEEGLKSGLMGPEKTAQFLKERLDAE from the coding sequence ATGACCGTTTCCGCCAGCGTCGCAAAACAGAAGTTCGGGCAGATCATCGACGCAGCTCGCGTCAAGCCGGTTATTATCGAAAAATCCGGCAAGGAGGTCGTAGTCGTCCTTTCGGTTGAACGGTTTCGGGAGCTTCAGGCTTTGGAGGATGCCTACTGGATTGCCCAGGCGGAGGAAGGGCTAAAGAGCGGGCTTATGGGGCCGGAGAAGACCGCGCAGTTCTTGAAGGAGCGGCTGGATGCCGAATAG
- a CDS encoding basic amino acid ABC transporter substrate-binding protein — protein MTKKTIALIVLTMFLLTLGLAGCGGQQAAKSAEQSAAKTLKVGSDTAFAPFEVQDEKTKEYVGFDMDLIKALGKQMGIPVEVQSMNFDGLIPALEAGNIDMVISAMTITPERAQKVNFSKPYYKSGLSMVVKSDNNTLKSFKDLEGKRIAVQIGTTGADEAKKIKDAKIREFNTAPEAFLELKAGGVDAVVNDLPVNEYYIAQAGGKDAKIVGEPLTSEDYGIATAKKNTELGNKINKALDELKQNGEYEKIYIKWFGKKPPQ, from the coding sequence ATGACAAAAAAGACCATTGCTCTCATTGTATTAACCATGTTCCTGTTGACCTTAGGGCTTGCCGGCTGTGGCGGGCAGCAGGCAGCAAAATCGGCGGAGCAGTCTGCGGCTAAAACGCTGAAAGTAGGTTCAGACACCGCCTTTGCTCCGTTTGAAGTCCAGGATGAAAAGACCAAGGAATATGTCGGTTTTGACATGGACCTGATTAAAGCCCTTGGCAAGCAAATGGGAATACCGGTTGAAGTTCAAAGCATGAACTTTGATGGTCTCATTCCGGCACTGGAAGCGGGAAATATCGACATGGTTATTTCCGCGATGACGATCACGCCGGAACGGGCACAAAAAGTAAACTTCTCCAAACCTTACTACAAATCCGGTTTGTCTATGGTGGTAAAAAGCGACAATAACACGCTGAAATCCTTTAAAGATTTAGAGGGTAAGCGGATTGCCGTACAAATCGGTACAACCGGCGCCGACGAAGCGAAAAAGATCAAAGACGCTAAAATCCGCGAGTTCAACACTGCTCCCGAAGCCTTTTTGGAACTTAAAGCCGGCGGTGTAGACGCTGTTGTGAATGACCTGCCTGTCAACGAATATTATATTGCTCAGGCCGGCGGCAAAGACGCCAAGATTGTTGGCGAACCGCTCACTTCGGAAGATTATGGTATTGCTACTGCCAAGAAAAATACTGAACTTGGCAACAAGATCAACAAGGCCCTTGACGAACTGAAGCAAAATGGGGAGTATGAAAAAATCTACATAAAATGGTTCGGCAAAAAACCTCCCCAATAA
- a CDS encoding amino acid ABC transporter permease, with the protein MNFDFDLIVRSFPLLLMGAGVTIQITVLSVGFGLFIGMFMGMARLSKVWAIKALAAVYVDFIRGTPLLVQIFIIYFALPLVLGQRIDPFFAAITACSINSGAYLAEIFRAGIQSIDQGQMEAGRSLGMTWAQTMRYIILPQAFKRIIPPLGNEFIAMLKDSSLVSVIGFEELTRRGQMIIARTYGSFEIWLTVAFIYLIMTLTISRLVDYLERRYKIDDKH; encoded by the coding sequence TTGAACTTTGATTTTGACTTGATTGTCCGCTCGTTTCCCCTGTTATTAATGGGGGCGGGCGTTACCATTCAAATCACCGTTCTTAGTGTTGGTTTCGGCTTATTTATCGGTATGTTTATGGGTATGGCCCGTTTGTCGAAGGTTTGGGCAATCAAAGCTTTGGCTGCGGTTTATGTGGATTTTATTCGCGGTACCCCGCTTCTGGTGCAAATTTTCATTATTTACTTTGCTTTGCCCCTAGTATTAGGTCAGCGTATTGATCCTTTTTTTGCCGCCATTACCGCCTGCAGTATTAATAGCGGCGCTTATTTGGCCGAAATTTTCCGGGCCGGTATCCAGTCCATCGACCAAGGGCAGATGGAGGCCGGCCGATCGCTGGGTATGACTTGGGCCCAGACTATGCGCTATATTATTTTGCCACAGGCATTTAAACGGATTATTCCGCCTTTGGGTAACGAGTTCATTGCCATGTTAAAAGATTCTTCTTTGGTATCGGTTATCGGCTTTGAAGAGCTTACCCGTCGCGGTCAAATGATTATTGCCCGCACGTATGGATCTTTTGAAATCTGGCTGACAGTGGCTTTTATTTATCTTATTATGACGCTGACCATATCCCGCCTGGTGGATTATCTTGAGCGGAGGTACAAAATTGATGATAAGCATTAA
- a CDS encoding amino acid ABC transporter ATP-binding protein, whose product MISINNLHKKFGGLHVLKGVSAHINEQEVVVIIGPSGSGKSTLLRCINYLEQPTEGEIIVDGIPLNNEANINKVREEVGMVFQRFNLFPHMTVLENITLAPAKVRNVSRAEAEQTALGLLAKVGLADKANSYPDQLSGGQQQRVAIARALAMRPKVMLFDEPTSALDPEMIKEVLDVMKALANEGMTMVVVTHEMGFAREVGDRVIFMDEGRIVEEGNPNEIFLNAKEERTQTFLSKIL is encoded by the coding sequence ATGATAAGCATTAACAACCTTCATAAAAAATTTGGCGGGCTGCATGTGTTGAAAGGGGTCAGCGCCCATATCAACGAGCAGGAGGTAGTGGTTATTATCGGCCCCAGCGGTTCAGGGAAAAGTACGCTTTTACGCTGCATCAATTACCTGGAGCAGCCTACGGAAGGGGAAATTATTGTTGACGGCATTCCCTTAAATAACGAAGCAAATATCAACAAAGTCCGGGAAGAAGTCGGCATGGTGTTCCAGCGATTTAACCTGTTCCCGCATATGACCGTATTGGAAAATATCACCTTAGCGCCGGCGAAAGTACGTAATGTGTCCCGGGCGGAGGCGGAACAAACCGCTCTTGGTTTACTCGCGAAAGTCGGTCTTGCCGATAAAGCTAACTCCTATCCGGACCAACTGTCCGGCGGGCAGCAGCAGCGGGTGGCTATTGCCAGAGCCCTGGCTATGCGTCCCAAGGTTATGCTGTTTGACGAACCCACATCCGCCCTTGATCCGGAGATGATTAAAGAAGTGCTGGATGTTATGAAAGCTCTGGCCAATGAAGGAATGACCATGGTGGTGGTTACTCACGAAATGGGTTTTGCCCGCGAGGTAGGCGACAGGGTCATCTTTATGGATGAGGGCCGAATTGTTGAGGAAGGTAATCCGAATGAGATTTTTTTAAACGCGAAAGAAGAGAGGACACAGACTTTTCTGTCGAAAATATTATAG